The Pseudomonas orientalis genome contains a region encoding:
- a CDS encoding hydrolase encodes MTPSVDRFKPAFGLGNPHLQTLWGPLWRPTTHIERQRERLWLEDGDFLDLDWHGPHDVQAPLVLVLHGLTGSSNSPYVAGLQKVLAAQGWASVALNWRGCSGEPNLLARSYHSGASEDLAAAIAHLRTKRPLAPLYAVGYSLGGNVLLKHLGETGAASGLQGAAAVSVPFRLDQCADRIGLGFSRIYQKHFMREMLAYIRVKQRQFLQDGRDEGLKTLEALGSLEKMRTFWDFDGRVTAPLHGYLSAEDYYRQASSRYYLGGIRTPTLIIQAADDPFVFAHSLPEASELSACTEFELLAKGGHVGFVEGSLKRPAYYLEHRIPQWLLAQHG; translated from the coding sequence ATGACTCCCTCTGTGGACCGCTTCAAACCCGCCTTCGGCCTCGGCAACCCCCACCTGCAAACACTGTGGGGGCCGCTGTGGCGCCCGACCACCCACATCGAGCGCCAACGCGAACGTCTGTGGCTGGAAGACGGCGACTTTCTCGACCTCGACTGGCACGGCCCCCACGACGTGCAAGCGCCGCTGGTGCTGGTGTTGCACGGGCTGACCGGTTCGTCCAATTCGCCTTACGTCGCCGGCCTGCAAAAAGTCCTCGCCGCGCAAGGCTGGGCCAGCGTGGCATTGAACTGGCGCGGCTGCTCGGGCGAGCCGAACCTGTTGGCTCGCAGCTACCATTCAGGTGCCAGCGAAGACCTGGCCGCAGCGATTGCTCATCTGCGCACCAAGCGACCTTTGGCGCCCCTGTATGCGGTGGGCTATTCCCTGGGCGGCAATGTGTTGCTCAAGCATTTGGGCGAAACCGGTGCAGCTTCGGGGCTGCAAGGCGCGGCAGCGGTATCGGTGCCGTTTCGCCTGGACCAATGCGCGGATCGCATCGGGCTGGGGTTTTCGCGGATCTACCAGAAGCACTTCATGCGCGAGATGCTGGCGTACATCCGCGTCAAGCAACGCCAGTTTCTGCAGGATGGCCGTGACGAGGGGCTCAAAACTCTGGAGGCGCTGGGCTCACTGGAGAAAATGCGCACCTTCTGGGACTTCGATGGGCGTGTGACTGCGCCGCTGCACGGTTACTTAAGTGCCGAAGACTATTATCGCCAGGCCTCGAGCCGGTATTACCTGGGTGGTATCCGCACGCCGACGCTGATTATCCAGGCGGCCGATGATCCGTTTGTGTTTGCCCACAGCCTCCCTGAGGCAAGTGAACTGTCGGCATGCACGGAGTTTGAGCTGTTGGCCAAGGGTGGGCATGTGGGGTTTGTAGAGGGTTCGCTGAAGCGTCCCGCCTATTACCTGGAACACCGCATCCCCCAGTGGTTACTGGCACAACACGGTTAA
- a CDS encoding sulfurtransferase: MPLAQLISPQQLAERQTSAELVILDCRFALEDPDYGRCSYAEGHIEGAQYADLERHLSGPVIKGVTGRHPLPAADTFAEQLRAWGISADTDVVLYDDGPGAYAARAWWLLTWLGKRDGVFILDGGLKAWHSAGFPLSLDAPVTEPGTFTGTPDNRLVLDAEHVQKRLGQPGLTLIDARAQPRFRGEVEPIDPIAGHIPGAQCAAFNENLGSDGRFLPAEQLRQRFAAQLQGRPPEELVAYCGSGVTACHNLFALSLAGYPLGKLYAGSWSEWITDPAREIATGD, encoded by the coding sequence ATGCCGCTTGCCCAACTGATCAGCCCCCAGCAACTGGCCGAGCGCCAGACGTCGGCAGAGCTGGTGATCCTGGATTGTCGCTTTGCCCTGGAGGACCCGGATTACGGGCGGTGCAGTTATGCCGAGGGGCATATCGAAGGGGCGCAGTATGCGGACCTGGAGCGCCACCTTAGTGGCCCGGTGATCAAGGGTGTGACCGGCCGTCATCCGTTGCCTGCGGCGGACACCTTCGCCGAACAGCTGCGAGCCTGGGGCATCAGTGCCGACACCGATGTGGTGCTGTATGACGACGGCCCCGGTGCCTATGCCGCCCGTGCCTGGTGGCTGCTGACCTGGCTGGGCAAGCGTGATGGCGTGTTTATTCTAGATGGTGGCCTCAAGGCCTGGCACAGCGCCGGTTTCCCCTTGAGCCTGGATGCTCCAGTGACTGAGCCGGGCACCTTCACCGGTACGCCGGATAATCGGCTGGTGCTGGATGCCGAGCATGTGCAAAAACGCCTGGGTCAGCCCGGCCTGACCTTGATCGACGCCCGCGCCCAGCCGCGTTTTCGTGGCGAAGTAGAGCCCATCGACCCGATTGCCGGGCATATTCCCGGTGCGCAGTGCGCGGCCTTCAATGAAAACCTGGGCAGTGATGGTCGTTTCTTGCCGGCCGAGCAGCTCAGGCAGCGTTTTGCCGCGCAGTTGCAGGGGCGCCCGCCGGAAGAATTGGTGGCGTATTGCGGTTCGGGGGTAACGGCGTGCCATAACCTGTTTGCGCTGAGCTTGGCGGGGTATCCGTTGGGCAAGTTGTATGCGGGGTCGTGGAGTGAGTGGATTACGGATCCTGCTCGTGAAATTGCGACAGGCGACTAA
- a CDS encoding TetR/AcrR family transcriptional regulator translates to MAPRVKTSERIVQTSLELFNQQGERSVSTNHIAAHMEISPGNLYYHFPNKQAIIAVLFREYEALVDSFLRPPQGRAMRVEDKRFYLQAVLAGMWRYRFLHRDLEHLLESDPELATGYRRFSQRCLIQGGAIYQGFVDAGILSMDPVQTEALTLNAWIILTSWVRFLCTTNENSTHLSAEAIKRGVYQVLVLEAGFVTPQAKEVVDALFKEFYVPLNQALEEVK, encoded by the coding sequence ATGGCACCACGAGTAAAGACCAGCGAGCGCATTGTGCAAACCAGCCTGGAGCTTTTTAACCAGCAGGGTGAGCGCAGTGTCAGCACCAACCATATCGCCGCCCATATGGAAATTTCCCCAGGCAACCTGTACTACCACTTCCCCAATAAGCAGGCGATTATCGCTGTGCTGTTCCGCGAATACGAAGCCTTGGTGGACAGTTTCCTACGCCCGCCCCAAGGGCGCGCGATGAGGGTGGAAGACAAGCGCTTCTACCTGCAGGCCGTACTGGCCGGCATGTGGCGCTACCGCTTCCTGCACCGCGACCTCGAACACTTACTGGAAAGCGACCCGGAGCTGGCCACCGGCTACCGACGGTTTTCCCAGCGCTGCCTGATCCAGGGCGGGGCGATCTACCAGGGCTTTGTCGACGCCGGCATTCTTTCGATGGACCCGGTGCAAACCGAAGCCCTGACCCTTAACGCCTGGATTATCCTCACCTCCTGGGTGCGTTTCCTGTGCACCACCAATGAGAACTCCACCCATCTGAGTGCCGAGGCGATCAAGCGGGGGGTGTATCAGGTGCTAGTGTTGGAGGCGGGGTTTGTCACACCCCAGGCCAAAGAAGTGGTGGATGCGTTGTTCAAAGAGTTTTACGTGCCGTTGAACCAGGCGCTGGAAGAAGTGAAGTAG
- a CDS encoding twin-arginine translocation pathway signal protein, which yields MNPSLTEIPALSRRGVLKIGLCASAFLATAGLGASLSGCSSSTPASGFAMLRASDLPFLRAVIPVLLEGAASAQSVSAGLEDTLKKLDYSLQHLSPEMFKLTQQLFDVLSLGITRGPLTGIWGSWENAGSEQIRNFLHRWENSYLNLLRMGQGSLLKLVIMAWYFRPESWAHCGYPGPPKI from the coding sequence ATGAATCCCAGCCTGACTGAAATACCTGCGCTGTCGCGGCGCGGCGTCTTGAAAATCGGCCTGTGCGCCAGTGCCTTCCTGGCCACCGCCGGGCTGGGCGCCAGCCTCAGCGGCTGCTCGAGCAGCACGCCGGCCAGCGGCTTTGCGATGTTGCGCGCCAGTGACTTGCCGTTCCTGCGCGCGGTCATCCCGGTGCTGCTGGAAGGCGCCGCCAGCGCGCAGTCCGTCAGCGCCGGGTTGGAAGACACCCTGAAAAAGCTCGACTACAGCCTTCAGCACCTGTCGCCGGAAATGTTCAAGCTCACCCAACAGCTGTTCGACGTGTTGAGCCTGGGCATCACCCGAGGACCGTTGACCGGCATCTGGGGCAGTTGGGAAAACGCCGGCAGCGAGCAGATCCGCAACTTCCTGCACCGCTGGGAAAACAGCTACCTGAACCTGCTGCGCATGGGCCAGGGCTCGCTGCTCAAGCTGGTGATCATGGCCTGGTACTTCCGGCCCGAGTCCTGGGCCCATTGCGGCTACCCCGGCCCGCCGAAGATCTGA
- a CDS encoding GMC family oxidoreductase, whose translation MPVPDLFRDGLARGWKTHNGAALDGDLTLEADVAIIGSGAGGGTTAEILSAAGYKVLLIEEGPLKTSSDFKLLEDEAYASLYQEGIGRMSKDGAITILQGRAVGGTTLINWTSSFRTPDATLAHWASEYAVKGHSSAEMAPWFETMEQRLGIAPWALPPNANNDVIRKGCEKLGYSWHVIPRNVRGCFNLGYCGMGCPVNAKQSMLVTTIPATLDKGGELLYLARAERLNYSGDTISSLECVAMDARCVAPTGRRISVKAKHYVLSGGGINSPALLMRSNAPDPHSRLGKRTFLHLVNFSAGLFDEVINPFYGAPQSIYSDHFQWQDGTTGKMSYKLEAPPLHPGLASTLFGGYGAQNALDMSRLPHTHAMLALLRDGFHPDSPGGAVELRGDGTPVLDYQVSPYTWDGLRRAFHSMAEIQFAAGATSVKPLHHDARYVNTLAEARSVIDGLNLQLHRTTLGSAHVMGGCAMGEDPKNAVADSLGRHHQLRNLSIHDGSLFPTSIGANPQLSVYGLSAQLASALAERLKTA comes from the coding sequence ATGCCCGTACCCGATCTGTTCCGCGACGGCCTGGCCCGCGGCTGGAAAACCCACAATGGCGCCGCCCTCGACGGCGACCTGACGCTGGAAGCCGACGTGGCCATCATCGGCAGCGGCGCCGGTGGCGGCACCACCGCGGAAATTCTCAGCGCCGCCGGCTACAAGGTGCTGCTGATCGAAGAAGGCCCACTCAAGACCAGCAGCGATTTCAAGCTGCTGGAAGACGAAGCCTATGCCAGCCTGTACCAGGAAGGGATCGGGCGCATGAGCAAGGACGGTGCGATTACCATCCTGCAGGGCCGGGCAGTGGGCGGCACCACGCTGATCAACTGGACCTCCAGCTTCCGCACCCCCGATGCCACCCTCGCCCACTGGGCCAGCGAATACGCGGTGAAGGGCCATAGCAGCGCCGAAATGGCGCCGTGGTTCGAGACCATGGAACAGCGCCTGGGCATTGCGCCGTGGGCCCTGCCGCCGAACGCCAACAACGACGTGATCCGCAAAGGCTGCGAAAAGCTCGGCTACAGCTGGCACGTGATCCCGCGCAATGTGCGTGGCTGCTTCAACCTGGGTTATTGCGGCATGGGTTGCCCGGTCAACGCCAAGCAGTCGATGCTGGTGACCACCATCCCCGCCACCCTGGACAAAGGCGGCGAGCTGCTCTACCTGGCCCGAGCCGAGCGCCTCAACTACAGCGGCGATACGATCAGCAGCCTGGAATGCGTGGCCATGGACGCACGCTGCGTGGCGCCTACCGGGCGCAGGATCAGCGTGAAGGCCAAGCATTACGTACTCTCGGGCGGCGGCATCAACAGCCCGGCACTGCTGATGCGCTCTAACGCACCCGACCCGCATTCACGGCTGGGCAAACGCACCTTCCTGCACCTGGTGAATTTCTCCGCCGGGTTGTTCGACGAGGTAATCAATCCGTTCTACGGGGCGCCGCAGTCGATCTATTCCGACCATTTCCAGTGGCAGGACGGCACTACCGGTAAAATGTCCTACAAGCTAGAAGCACCGCCCTTACATCCAGGGCTGGCGAGTACCTTGTTTGGCGGCTACGGGGCGCAGAATGCCTTGGACATGAGCCGATTGCCCCATACCCACGCCATGCTCGCGCTGTTGCGCGACGGTTTTCACCCCGACAGCCCTGGCGGCGCAGTGGAACTGCGCGGTGACGGTACGCCGGTGCTCGACTATCAGGTCTCGCCCTATACCTGGGACGGCCTGCGCCGGGCCTTTCACAGCATGGCCGAGATTCAGTTCGCGGCGGGCGCCACCTCGGTCAAGCCCCTGCACCACGACGCCCGCTACGTGAACACCTTGGCCGAGGCGCGCAGCGTAATTGATGGGTTGAACCTCCAATTGCATCGGACCACCCTGGGCAGCGCCCATGTGATGGGCGGTTGCGCCATGGGCGAAGACCCGAAAAACGCGGTGGCCGACAGCCTTGGGCGCCACCACCAATTGCGCAACCTGTCGATTCACGACGGCTCGCTGTTTCCTACCAGCATTGGGGCAAATCCCCAGTTGTCGGTGTATGGACTGAGCGCCCAACTGGCGTCAGCCTTGGCCGAACGTCTGAAAACAGCGTGA
- the coaD gene encoding pantetheine-phosphate adenylyltransferase produces the protein MNRVLYPGTFDPITKGHGDLVERASRLFDHVIIAVAASPKKNPLFPLEQRVELAREVTRHLPNVEVVGFSTLLAHFAKEQNANVFLRGLRAVSDFEYEFQLANMNRQLAPDVESLFLTPSERYSFISSTLVREIAALGGDITKFVHPAVADALTLRFKK, from the coding sequence ATGAACCGAGTGTTGTACCCAGGTACCTTCGACCCGATTACCAAAGGCCATGGCGATCTGGTCGAACGCGCCTCTCGCCTGTTCGACCATGTGATCATCGCGGTTGCCGCCAGCCCCAAGAAAAACCCGTTGTTTCCCCTGGAGCAACGCGTGGAGCTGGCACGTGAAGTCACCCGGCACCTGCCTAATGTGGAAGTGGTGGGCTTTTCGACACTGCTGGCGCACTTTGCCAAGGAGCAGAACGCCAATGTGTTCCTGCGCGGCCTGCGCGCGGTGTCGGATTTCGAATATGAATTCCAGCTGGCCAACATGAACCGCCAATTGGCGCCGGACGTGGAAAGCCTGTTCCTCACGCCGTCGGAACGTTATTCGTTCATTTCCTCGACGTTGGTGCGTGAAATCGCCGCTTTAGGCGGAGATATCACCAAGTTCGTGCACCCGGCCGTGGCGGACGCGCTCACCCTGCGCTTCAAGAAGTAA
- a CDS encoding YfhL family 4Fe-4S dicluster ferredoxin, whose translation MSLIITDDCINCDVCEPECPNAAISQGEEIYVIDPNLCTQCVGHYDEPQCQQVCPVDCIPLDEAHPETEEQLMEKYRKITGKA comes from the coding sequence ATGTCCCTGATCATCACCGACGATTGCATCAATTGCGACGTCTGCGAACCCGAGTGCCCGAACGCTGCGATTTCCCAGGGTGAAGAGATCTATGTGATCGATCCCAACCTGTGCACGCAATGTGTCGGCCACTACGACGAACCCCAGTGCCAGCAGGTGTGCCCGGTGGATTGCATTCCGCTGGATGAGGCGCATCCCGAGACTGAAGAGCAGTTGATGGAGAAGTATCGGAAGATTACCGGTAAGGCTTGA
- the mutM gene encoding bifunctional DNA-formamidopyrimidine glycosylase/DNA-(apurinic or apyrimidinic site) lyase, with protein MPELPEVETTRRGIAPHLEGQRVSRVVVRERRLRWPIPEDLDVRLSGQRIVLVERRAKYLLINAEVGTLISHLGMSGNLRLVEVGMPAAKHEHVDIELESGLALRYTDPRRFGAMLWSQDPHNHELLIRLGPEPLTALFDGERLFQQSRGRSMAVKPFIMDNAVVVGVGNIYATEALFAAGIDPRRTAGGISRARYLRLAIEIKRVLAAAIERGGTTLRDFIGGDGQPGYFQQELFVYGRGGEACKVCGSELRNVLLGQRASVFCPKCQS; from the coding sequence ATGCCTGAGTTACCAGAAGTCGAAACCACCCGGCGCGGGATTGCCCCTCACCTGGAGGGCCAGCGCGTCAGCCGAGTGGTGGTGCGTGAGCGTCGCCTGCGCTGGCCGATCCCCGAAGACCTTGATGTGCGCCTGTCCGGGCAGCGCATCGTGCTGGTGGAGCGGCGCGCCAAGTACCTGTTGATCAACGCCGAAGTGGGCACCTTGATCAGCCACCTGGGCATGTCGGGCAACCTGCGCCTGGTGGAGGTGGGCATGCCTGCGGCCAAGCATGAACATGTGGACATCGAGCTGGAATCCGGCTTGGCCCTGCGCTACACCGACCCCCGGCGTTTTGGCGCAATGCTCTGGAGCCAGGACCCGCACAACCACGAGCTGCTGATCCGCCTGGGGCCCGAGCCGTTGACCGCGCTGTTTGATGGCGAACGCTTGTTCCAGCAGTCCCGTGGACGGTCGATGGCGGTGAAGCCGTTCATCATGGATAACGCCGTGGTGGTGGGCGTGGGCAATATCTATGCGACCGAAGCGCTGTTTGCGGCGGGGATCGATCCGCGTCGTACGGCGGGCGGTATATCGCGGGCGCGCTACCTGAGGCTGGCGATCGAAATCAAGCGCGTGCTGGCTGCAGCGATCGAGCGGGGCGGTACCACCCTGCGCGATTTTATCGGCGGCGACGGGCAGCCGGGGTATTTCCAGCAGGAACTGTTCGTGTATGGCCGGGGCGGCGAGGCGTGCAAGGTCTGCGGGAGCGAGTTGCGCAATGTGCTGCTGGGGCAGCGGGCGAGTGTGTTTTGTCCCAAGTGTCAGAGCTGA
- a CDS encoding HDOD domain-containing protein translates to MPPQPQIMVDLQMEQYMPDPDLEVIARLIAQDPGLSGALLKIVNSPYYGLSNKIASIQRAVNLLGSRSVINLINALSIKGEMSDDTIVTLNRFWDTAQDVAMTCLTLAKRTGSQAIDEAYALGLFHDCGVPLMLKRFPNYMTVLEQAYANAGPDCRVVDTENNAFNTNHAVVGYYTAKSWRLPEHVTDAIANHHNALAIFSDESSRNPVLKNLLAILKMAEHICSSYRVLGNQAVDHEWDAISHLVLDYVGLSDYDFESMKLSIRELGAH, encoded by the coding sequence GTGCCGCCCCAGCCGCAAATCATGGTGGATTTGCAGATGGAGCAGTACATGCCCGACCCGGACCTGGAAGTGATCGCCCGGCTGATCGCCCAGGACCCGGGCCTGTCCGGCGCGTTGCTGAAAATCGTCAACTCGCCGTATTACGGCCTGAGCAACAAGATCGCCTCGATTCAGCGCGCGGTAAACCTGCTGGGCAGCCGCTCGGTCATCAACCTGATCAATGCGCTGTCGATCAAGGGTGAGATGAGCGACGACACCATCGTCACGCTCAACCGCTTCTGGGACACGGCCCAGGATGTGGCAATGACCTGTCTGACCCTGGCCAAGCGCACCGGCTCCCAGGCGATTGACGAAGCCTACGCCCTGGGCCTGTTCCACGATTGCGGCGTGCCGCTGATGCTCAAGCGGTTCCCGAACTACATGACGGTGCTGGAGCAGGCCTACGCCAATGCCGGCCCGGATTGCCGTGTGGTCGACACCGAGAACAACGCGTTCAACACTAACCATGCCGTGGTGGGTTACTACACCGCCAAGTCCTGGCGCCTGCCGGAGCATGTCACCGACGCCATCGCCAATCACCACAACGCCCTGGCGATTTTCAGCGATGAGTCGTCGCGCAACCCCGTCCTCAAGAACCTGCTGGCGATCCTGAAAATGGCCGAGCACATCTGTTCGTCCTATCGCGTGCTGGGCAACCAGGCCGTTGACCATGAGTGGGATGCGATCAGCCATCTGGTGCTCGATTACGTGGGCCTGTCGGACTACGACTTCGAAAGCATGAAGTTGTCGATCCGCGAACTGGGCGCGCACTGA
- a CDS encoding class I SAM-dependent rRNA methyltransferase, with protein sequence MSLPSLRLKANADRRLRNGHLWVYSNEIDVAATPLHGFQAGDQAILEAAGGKTLGIVAMSPNNLICARLLSRDIKLPLDKSLLVHRLNVALSLRDRLFDKPFYRLVYGDSDLLPGLVVDRFGDILVVQIASATMEAHKEDVIAALTQVLKPSGILFKNDSAARDAEGLNRYVETVFGLVPEWVALEENGVKFEAPVIQGQKTGWFYDHRMNRARLAPYAKGKRVLDLYSYIGGWGVQAAAFGASEVFCVDASAFALDGVERNAALNGVTEKMTCIEGDVFEALKELKASEERFDVIVADPPAFIKRKKDMKNGEGAYRRLNEQAMRLLSKDGILVSASCSMHLPEDDLQNILLTSARHLDRNIQMLERGGQGPDHPVHPAIVETRYIKSITCRLLPNS encoded by the coding sequence ATGTCCCTGCCAAGCCTGCGTCTCAAAGCCAACGCCGATCGTCGTTTGCGCAACGGCCACCTGTGGGTCTACAGCAACGAAATCGACGTGGCCGCCACCCCACTCCACGGCTTCCAGGCAGGCGACCAGGCTATCCTGGAAGCAGCCGGCGGCAAGACCCTGGGCATCGTGGCCATGAGCCCGAACAACCTGATCTGCGCCCGCCTGCTGTCGCGCGACATCAAGTTGCCGTTGGACAAGTCGCTGCTGGTGCACCGCCTGAACGTCGCCCTGTCCCTGCGCGATCGCCTGTTCGACAAGCCGTTCTACCGCCTGGTCTATGGCGATTCCGACCTGCTGCCGGGCCTGGTGGTCGACCGTTTCGGCGACATTCTGGTGGTACAGATCGCCTCGGCAACCATGGAAGCCCATAAGGAAGACGTGATCGCCGCACTGACCCAGGTGCTCAAGCCCAGCGGCATCCTGTTCAAGAACGACTCCGCCGCGCGCGACGCCGAAGGCCTCAACCGCTACGTCGAAACCGTATTTGGCCTGGTGCCGGAATGGGTCGCGCTGGAAGAAAACGGCGTGAAGTTCGAAGCGCCAGTCATCCAGGGTCAGAAAACCGGCTGGTTCTACGACCACCGCATGAACCGCGCCCGCCTGGCGCCATATGCCAAAGGCAAGCGCGTTCTGGACCTGTACAGCTACATCGGCGGCTGGGGCGTGCAAGCCGCCGCTTTCGGCGCCAGTGAGGTGTTCTGCGTCGACGCGTCGGCCTTCGCCCTCGACGGCGTGGAGCGCAACGCCGCGCTCAACGGCGTGACTGAGAAGATGACCTGCATCGAAGGCGACGTCTTCGAAGCGCTCAAGGAACTCAAAGCCAGCGAAGAACGCTTCGACGTGATCGTCGCCGACCCACCGGCCTTCATCAAACGCAAAAAAGACATGAAAAACGGCGAAGGCGCCTACCGCCGTCTGAACGAGCAAGCCATGCGCCTGCTCAGCAAGGACGGCATCCTCGTCAGCGCCTCGTGCTCCATGCACCTGCCCGAAGACGACCTGCAGAACATCCTGCTCACCAGCGCCCGCCACCTGGACCGCAACATCCAGATGCTCGAACGCGGCGGCCAGGGCCCGGACCACCCGGTGCACCCGGCAATCGTCGAGACGCGGTATATCAAGAGCATTACGTGCCGTTTGTTGCCCAATAGCTAA
- the ilvD gene encoding dihydroxy-acid dehydratase translates to MPDYRSKTSTHGRNMAGARALWRATGMKDDDFKKPIIAIANSFTQFVPGHVHLKDLGQLVAREIERAGGVAKEFNTIAVDDGIAMGHDGMLYSLPSREIIADSVEYMVNAHCADAIVCISNCDKITPGMLMAALRLNIPVIFVSGGPMEAGKTKLASHGLDLVDAMVIAADSSASDEKVAEYERSACPTCGSCSGMFTANSMNCLVEALGLALPGNGSTLATHSDREQLFLQAGRTIVELCKRYYTENDESVLPRNIANFKAFENAMTLDIAMGGSTNTILHLLAAAQEAEIDFDLRDIDRLSRHVPQLCKVAPNIQKYHMEDVHRAGGIFSILGSLARGGLLHTDLPTVHSKSLAEGIAKWDITQTDDEAVHHFFKAGPAGIPTQTAFSQSTRWDTLDDDRENGCIRSVEHAYSQEGGLAVLYGNIALDGCVVKTAGVDESIHVFEGRAKIYESQDSSVRGILADEVKEGDIVIIRYEGPKGGPGMQEMLYPTSYLKSKGLGKACALLTDGRFSGGTSGLSIGHASPEAAAGGAIGLVQDGDKVLIDIPNRSINLLVSDEELAARRVEQDKKGWKPVEKRPRKVTTALKAYALLATSADKGAVRNKAMLDGL, encoded by the coding sequence ATGCCTGATTACCGCTCAAAAACATCCACCCACGGCCGCAACATGGCCGGCGCGCGCGCATTGTGGCGTGCCACGGGGATGAAAGATGACGACTTCAAGAAGCCGATCATCGCGATTGCCAACTCGTTTACCCAGTTCGTACCCGGCCACGTCCACCTCAAGGACCTGGGCCAACTGGTCGCCCGCGAGATCGAACGCGCCGGCGGCGTGGCCAAGGAATTCAACACCATCGCCGTGGACGACGGCATCGCCATGGGCCATGACGGCATGCTGTATTCCCTGCCGAGCCGCGAGATCATCGCCGACTCCGTGGAGTACATGGTCAACGCCCACTGCGCCGACGCCATTGTGTGCATCTCCAACTGCGACAAGATCACCCCCGGCATGCTGATGGCCGCCCTGCGCCTGAACATCCCGGTGATCTTCGTCTCCGGCGGCCCGATGGAAGCCGGCAAGACCAAGCTTGCCTCCCATGGCCTGGACCTGGTCGACGCCATGGTCATCGCCGCCGATTCCAGCGCGTCTGACGAGAAAGTCGCCGAATACGAGCGCAGCGCTTGCCCGACCTGCGGTTCGTGCTCCGGCATGTTCACCGCCAACTCGATGAACTGCCTGGTGGAAGCCCTGGGTCTGGCCTTGCCGGGCAACGGTTCCACACTGGCCACCCACAGCGACCGCGAGCAGCTGTTCCTGCAGGCCGGCCGCACCATCGTCGAGCTGTGCAAGCGTTACTACACCGAGAATGATGAGTCGGTACTGCCGCGCAATATCGCCAACTTCAAGGCGTTCGAGAACGCCATGACCCTGGACATCGCCATGGGCGGTTCCACCAACACCATCCTGCATTTGCTGGCCGCCGCTCAGGAAGCCGAGATCGACTTCGACCTGCGCGACATCGACCGCCTGTCACGCCACGTGCCGCAGCTGTGCAAGGTCGCGCCGAACATCCAGAAGTACCACATGGAAGACGTGCACCGCGCCGGCGGGATCTTCTCGATCCTCGGCTCCCTGGCCCGTGGCGGCCTGTTGCACACTGACCTGCCGACCGTGCACAGCAAATCCCTGGCCGAAGGCATCGCCAAGTGGGACATCACCCAGACTGACGACGAAGCGGTGCATCACTTCTTCAAAGCCGGCCCGGCGGGTATCCCGACCCAGACCGCGTTCAGCCAGTCGACCCGTTGGGACACCCTGGACGACGACCGTGAAAACGGCTGCATCCGCAGCGTCGAGCACGCCTACTCGCAAGAAGGCGGTCTGGCCGTGCTGTACGGCAACATCGCCCTCGACGGTTGCGTGGTGAAAACCGCCGGTGTGGATGAATCCATCCACGTCTTCGAAGGCCGCGCCAAGATCTACGAAAGCCAGGACAGCTCGGTACGCGGCATCCTCGCCGACGAAGTGAAAGAAGGCGACATCGTGATCATCCGCTACGAAGGCCCCAAAGGCGGCCCGGGTATGCAGGAGATGCTCTACCCGACGTCCTACCTGAAATCCAAAGGCCTGGGCAAAGCCTGCGCGTTGCTGACCGACGGCCGTTTCTCCGGCGGTACTTCGGGCCTGTCCATCGGCCACGCGTCGCCAGAAGCCGCTGCCGGTGGCGCGATTGGGCTGGTGCAGGATGGCGACAAGGTGCTGATCGACATCCCGAACCGCTCGATCAACCTGTTGGTCAGCGATGAAGAACTGGCGGCGCGTCGGGTCGAGCAGGACAAGAAGGGCTGGAAACCGGTGGAGAAACGTCCACGCAAGGTGACCACCGCGTTGAAGGCGTATGCACTGCTGGCGACCAGTGCCGATAAAGGTGCTGTGCGTAACAAGGCGATGCTTGACGGTCTGTAA